The Sedimentisphaera salicampi genome includes a region encoding these proteins:
- a CDS encoding ParA family protein — protein MQFINATVKPKKTRQLMRTISILNQKGGVGKTTTSANVAACLAESGKRTLVADMDPQAHLTLHFGIDPNEIEFSIYELLTESCGLEDAAEEIRENLTLLPANIDLVGAESEIWEAENREQILSRKLAASELNFDYVIIDCPPSLGLLSLNALAASDEVIIPLQPHFLALQGLSKLLETVEIVSSRINPELKVLGVLLCMFDTRTSLSKEVKNDIAEFLEASRNSGHPWENAKVIPTAVRNNIKLAEAPGYGKTIYEYEPNCNGAIDYRMVTGFITGEYIDFERDLEA, from the coding sequence ATGCAGTTTATAAACGCTACGGTCAAACCGAAGAAAACGAGGCAGCTTATGAGAACAATATCAATACTTAACCAGAAAGGCGGCGTGGGCAAAACCACAACATCTGCAAACGTTGCTGCCTGCCTGGCAGAGAGCGGGAAAAGAACATTGGTTGCGGATATGGATCCGCAGGCACATCTGACGCTTCATTTCGGGATAGATCCAAATGAAATTGAATTCAGCATTTACGAACTGCTAACCGAAAGCTGCGGGCTGGAGGATGCGGCAGAAGAAATTCGTGAAAATCTAACCCTCCTGCCTGCAAATATCGATCTTGTGGGGGCTGAAAGCGAAATATGGGAGGCCGAAAACAGAGAGCAGATTTTAAGCCGCAAACTGGCCGCCTCAGAGCTGAATTTTGATTACGTTATCATAGACTGCCCGCCATCGCTCGGGCTTTTATCACTGAATGCCCTCGCTGCTTCAGATGAGGTGATAATACCGCTTCAGCCGCATTTTCTAGCACTGCAGGGGCTGAGCAAACTGCTTGAAACGGTGGAGATTGTAAGCAGCAGAATCAATCCTGAGCTCAAGGTTCTGGGGGTTCTGCTGTGTATGTTTGATACTAGAACCAGCCTTTCAAAAGAGGTGAAAAACGACATCGCCGAATTTCTTGAGGCAAGCAGAAACAGCGGACATCCGTGGGAAAATGCCAAGGTGATTCCAACCGCTGTTCGAAACAATATAAAGCTCGCTGAAGCCCCGGGATACGGGAAAACAATTTATGAATACGAACCCAACTGCAACGGCGCTATCGACTACCGGATGGTAACAGGCTTTATAACCGGCGAATATATCGATTTTGAAAGAGATTTAGAGGCTTAA
- the hisS gene encoding histidine--tRNA ligase encodes MKIQAVKGTRDFYPPQMRLHNWILEGWKEVSLRNGFEEYDGPIFEHLKMYEQKSGEEIAEQLFSFEDRGGRGLAIRPEITPTLARMVNQRINALPKPIKWFSVPRVCRAERPQKGRLREFYQWNIDIIGVEDIVADAEVILCSVDYLRQTGLTEKDIVVKISSRKMLGKLLEACEIEQELHTGIYAALDKKAKIPEDAFEKLLEEKLPDQDKREKLLEIFATKQLSDLQENLQYSSEAAEAIDELIRLFSLLKSMGISEYCEFDIGIVRGLAYYTGTVFEIHDREGELRAICGGGRFDSLLKDFGGPSIPATGMGMGDCVLEILLREKGIISEEMPKPPVNYFIAVMDDELVETAAGLAAKLRLAGLSAEFSYKKAKMKKLMKQASETGAEKSIILGGEYIENKQIVLKNMETSEQRTVDYKQFCDELKYSEPNQENSEK; translated from the coding sequence ATGAAGATTCAAGCAGTAAAAGGAACAAGAGATTTTTACCCGCCGCAGATGCGTCTGCACAACTGGATCTTAGAAGGCTGGAAAGAAGTCTCGCTTAGAAACGGCTTCGAGGAATATGACGGCCCAATCTTCGAGCATTTGAAGATGTATGAGCAGAAAAGCGGCGAGGAAATAGCCGAACAGCTCTTCAGTTTTGAAGACCGCGGCGGACGAGGGCTTGCCATACGCCCCGAGATAACACCCACCCTTGCCAGAATGGTCAACCAGAGAATCAACGCCCTGCCAAAGCCGATAAAGTGGTTCAGCGTGCCTCGAGTGTGCAGAGCTGAGAGGCCTCAGAAAGGCAGGCTCAGGGAGTTTTATCAGTGGAATATTGATATTATAGGCGTGGAGGATATTGTTGCCGATGCGGAAGTAATTCTATGCTCTGTAGATTATCTCCGGCAAACCGGGCTCACCGAAAAGGATATCGTAGTAAAAATCTCTTCTCGAAAAATGCTCGGTAAGCTCCTTGAGGCTTGTGAAATAGAGCAGGAACTTCATACCGGCATCTACGCAGCATTAGACAAGAAGGCAAAAATCCCCGAAGATGCCTTCGAGAAGCTGCTCGAGGAGAAATTACCCGATCAGGACAAGCGAGAAAAGCTTCTCGAAATATTTGCAACAAAGCAGCTAAGCGATCTACAGGAGAACCTCCAATACAGCAGCGAAGCAGCAGAAGCTATAGATGAACTTATCAGGCTATTCAGCCTGCTTAAGAGCATGGGCATCAGCGAATACTGCGAATTTGACATTGGAATCGTGCGCGGGCTTGCCTACTATACCGGCACGGTCTTCGAGATACACGACCGCGAGGGTGAGCTTCGGGCAATATGCGGAGGCGGACGCTTCGACAGCCTGCTCAAAGACTTCGGAGGCCCATCAATTCCTGCTACGGGCATGGGCATGGGAGACTGCGTTCTCGAGATTCTGCTCAGAGAAAAGGGAATCATCTCAGAAGAGATGCCAAAGCCTCCAGTAAATTATTTCATCGCTGTGATGGACGATGAACTCGTGGAAACTGCAGCAGGGCTTGCCGCCAAGCTGAGGCTCGCGGGACTTTCTGCGGAATTCTCATACAAAAAGGCCAAGATGAAAAAGCTTATGAAGCAGGCCTCTGAGACCGGCGCCGAGAAATCCATAATCCTCGGGGGTGAATATATCGAGAACAAACAGATCGTTTTGAAAAATATGGAAACTTCCGAGCAGCGAACAGTGGATTACAAACAGTTTTGCGATGAGCTGAAATACAGCGAACCGAATCAGGAAAACTCCGAAAAATAA
- a CDS encoding LamG-like jellyroll fold domain-containing protein, which yields MRIRNYLICLFFLCSLFFSNASAETLAQWDLEDGADGLPFSDMPSGGSVDTVNGYVLLGYNTTYGPAFAAGESPTGLCGYCNGGQDGYTTAYSLNEWSPQTWTIEISAKLEDISDWETLIGRNGSSNGDPEADFYLQKNGVGGQFRLNYETSAGQRWILDSDFTAETDNWYHLAVTSDGETITMYCDKTDGSGFQTAGTLDISSQTPAENSIAASDYSWTVGRGWYDGNITDHITGFFDNVRFSNTVLSPSEFMAYTPFSVTETESGTVLFRNDENSTDTYSIAMIEPPSQDVVVTAVPPEGLTLGSGDGQPVDITFTPQNWDIPQQITVQISDPSANLDNASIQHSASSSSSQYDGLTARAVDVRVEDDSCGVWGYLEGDYNMDCKVDMEDYAVCADINLLSVPLIGLRALAHDWLLDTLSYNENIYSRSIQEAQQPYYINTSNVLHTVDENVYGHFLEHIYHSVNGGLWGEMIWNRSFELTENGAGTWSKDNGELIQSSLGTDIHFEFGDQSWTDYELTLEARKDEGNEGFLVVFRAENSDNLYWLNLGGWENSQHAVEKETGGSRSTLVSSAGSINTDQWYDIRIRCEGSSWQVYLDGSLLFDFTDSESPFSSGQIGVGSWATKVRYRNIQVTDLPGEEVLFSGLPVLPAQPFSAESWQLYGDIDASISSDALNNSLSAEITASGSGAGLQQNNFKFTQQPYHGSLWVKGNMPDGLKIEFMDGETVLGEAAISAPDSSWDDFPFTITPSSSTENGSMRIISQGSGTVKIDQVSMMGQDSIDTGGYRPDLLEAVEGLNPPIIRWPGGCFASLYFWKDAIGPQHTRKIYPANMWDDQDINSYGTDEFIRMCEEIGSEPLLVINTGVLDSACGAPAQWKHSNPDQYLQDALDWMEYCNGSTDTTWGAVRAQNGHPEPYNVTYWEIDNETWAAGSAAYIDKVQAFAPALRQKADELGVPIQLIAVGGGSYDMGWNRDIIDSCAELIDYISVHHYEGAEGFSSGPQNYDDFLTDLSNYIAGSANPDMKIYNSEWNLQTIDWRTGLFAGGILNVYEKHGGCFKIGGPALFLRHTSASGWNNAFINFDHTGWFPAPNYVVMKLWRDHYAPNYVQTEGPDSGLSISSVLSEDEQTLYVHIVNPQSDEENAEFEIDGAFVPEEAYLEYVAPGDLYAANSMENPDAVKVETKGVGLSGQTVRFNMPAYSAAVLTVQTSKPHKTKFLYSYFKGNGENGLHLAGSENGKNFTALNSGQPLLSPNVGSNLMRDPSICQGPDGTFHMVWTTGWWDNGIGIAHSEDLINWSEQTFLPVMADEPNAQNCWAPEIFYDEQSGEYFIFWATTIDGAFPETYNPDDDNNHRIYCVTTKDFSSYSDTQLFYEPGFNVIDAFIAKTSDEYVMVVKDETKAPTVQKNLRLAFSSSAEGPYSEASEPISPEGLWVEGPSIVKAGGQWIIYYDAYTEGYMGAIASEDLGSWSDITDQVSFPSGTRHGTVFRVTEEIFSGLEELAP from the coding sequence ATGCGAATTCGCAATTATTTAATATGTTTATTTTTCTTATGTTCATTATTCTTCTCCAATGCTTCGGCTGAAACTCTCGCACAATGGGATCTTGAAGATGGAGCAGATGGTCTGCCGTTTTCTGATATGCCCTCCGGGGGCAGTGTTGATACTGTAAACGGCTATGTTCTGCTCGGCTACAACACTACATACGGCCCTGCATTTGCAGCAGGAGAGAGCCCTACAGGCCTCTGCGGATACTGCAATGGTGGTCAGGACGGATATACAACCGCTTATTCTCTGAATGAATGGTCTCCCCAAACATGGACAATTGAAATCTCCGCAAAACTTGAGGATATCTCAGACTGGGAAACGCTCATTGGCAGAAACGGCTCTTCCAACGGCGACCCAGAAGCGGATTTCTACTTGCAGAAAAACGGGGTAGGCGGGCAGTTCCGCCTGAATTATGAAACTTCTGCGGGGCAGCGGTGGATATTGGATTCCGATTTTACCGCAGAAACCGATAACTGGTATCATCTTGCAGTTACCAGCGACGGCGAAACGATTACTATGTACTGCGACAAAACCGACGGCAGCGGCTTTCAGACTGCAGGAACTCTCGATATATCCTCCCAAACCCCCGCAGAGAATTCAATCGCTGCCTCAGATTACAGCTGGACGGTAGGGCGCGGCTGGTATGACGGAAATATCACCGATCATATAACAGGCTTTTTTGATAATGTAAGATTCAGCAATACTGTATTGTCTCCAAGCGAATTTATGGCATACACGCCGTTTTCTGTAACAGAAACAGAATCAGGTACCGTCCTTTTCCGAAATGATGAAAATTCCACAGATACCTACAGCATTGCTATGATAGAACCTCCTTCACAGGATGTTGTTGTAACTGCGGTTCCTCCTGAAGGATTAACGCTCGGCAGCGGAGACGGCCAGCCTGTTGATATAACCTTTACTCCCCAAAACTGGGATATACCCCAGCAGATAACCGTGCAGATCTCAGACCCATCGGCAAACTTGGATAATGCCTCAATTCAGCATTCAGCCTCAAGCAGCAGCTCCCAGTACGACGGGCTTACTGCGAGAGCTGTTGATGTACGGGTGGAGGATGATTCCTGCGGCGTTTGGGGCTATCTCGAAGGTGATTACAATATGGACTGCAAGGTGGATATGGAGGATTATGCCGTATGTGCAGACATAAACCTGCTCAGCGTACCTCTTATTGGGCTCAGAGCCCTCGCACACGACTGGCTGCTTGATACATTGAGCTACAATGAGAATATTTACAGCCGTTCGATTCAGGAAGCTCAGCAGCCGTATTATATAAATACTTCAAACGTCCTTCATACTGTTGATGAAAATGTTTACGGTCATTTCCTTGAGCATATCTACCACTCAGTAAACGGCGGGCTCTGGGGCGAAATGATTTGGAACAGAAGCTTTGAACTCACAGAAAACGGAGCAGGAACTTGGAGCAAAGATAATGGCGAGCTTATTCAGTCCAGTCTCGGCACTGATATTCATTTTGAATTCGGCGACCAGAGCTGGACAGACTATGAGCTAACACTCGAGGCACGAAAAGACGAAGGCAATGAAGGCTTCTTGGTGGTCTTCAGAGCCGAAAACAGTGATAATTTATACTGGCTGAATCTGGGCGGCTGGGAAAACTCTCAGCACGCAGTAGAAAAAGAAACAGGCGGGAGCAGATCAACCTTAGTCTCTTCCGCAGGCAGCATAAATACAGATCAGTGGTATGATATCCGAATCCGCTGCGAAGGCAGCAGCTGGCAGGTGTATCTGGATGGAAGTCTGCTGTTTGATTTTACAGATTCCGAGTCGCCTTTTTCTTCAGGTCAGATAGGCGTTGGAAGCTGGGCAACCAAGGTTCGATACAGAAACATTCAGGTTACTGATCTCCCGGGAGAGGAGGTGTTATTCAGCGGACTGCCGGTATTGCCTGCTCAGCCCTTCAGTGCTGAGTCTTGGCAGCTTTATGGCGATATTGATGCCTCAATCTCTTCCGATGCCCTGAACAACAGCCTCAGCGCAGAAATCACTGCTTCAGGCAGCGGGGCAGGGCTCCAGCAGAATAACTTCAAATTCACTCAGCAGCCTTATCACGGTTCGCTCTGGGTAAAAGGTAATATGCCCGACGGGCTCAAGATTGAATTTATGGACGGCGAAACCGTTTTGGGTGAGGCTGCAATTTCTGCGCCTGATTCAAGCTGGGATGATTTCCCTTTCACTATTACGCCCTCTTCTTCTACAGAGAACGGCTCTATGCGAATCATCTCGCAGGGCTCCGGAACAGTGAAAATCGATCAGGTTAGTATGATGGGGCAGGATTCAATTGACACCGGCGGCTACCGCCCGGACCTGCTTGAAGCAGTAGAAGGTCTGAATCCTCCTATAATTCGTTGGCCGGGAGGCTGCTTTGCCTCGCTGTATTTCTGGAAGGATGCGATCGGCCCTCAGCATACCAGAAAAATTTATCCTGCTAATATGTGGGACGATCAGGATATAAATTCCTACGGAACTGATGAATTTATCCGGATGTGCGAGGAGATAGGCTCAGAGCCTCTGCTTGTGATAAATACGGGTGTTTTGGACAGCGCTTGCGGCGCACCGGCGCAGTGGAAGCATTCCAACCCAGATCAGTACCTGCAGGATGCTTTGGACTGGATGGAATACTGCAACGGTTCCACAGACACAACATGGGGAGCTGTGCGTGCACAGAACGGACATCCCGAGCCGTACAACGTAACCTACTGGGAGATTGACAACGAAACTTGGGCAGCCGGGTCAGCGGCATATATCGATAAGGTCCAGGCCTTTGCACCTGCACTCAGGCAGAAGGCGGATGAACTGGGTGTTCCGATTCAGCTTATCGCTGTTGGCGGAGGAAGCTATGATATGGGCTGGAACAGAGACATAATCGACAGCTGCGCTGAATTGATAGATTATATAAGTGTGCACCATTATGAAGGAGCAGAGGGCTTTTCCTCAGGCCCGCAGAATTATGACGATTTTCTAACTGATCTTTCTAACTATATTGCTGGCTCTGCAAACCCTGATATGAAGATTTACAACTCTGAGTGGAATCTCCAGACAATCGATTGGAGAACAGGGCTCTTTGCAGGCGGCATACTTAACGTTTACGAAAAGCACGGCGGCTGCTTTAAGATTGGCGGCCCTGCCCTATTCCTCAGGCACACCTCAGCTTCGGGCTGGAATAATGCCTTCATAAACTTCGACCATACAGGCTGGTTCCCCGCTCCAAATTACGTTGTAATGAAGCTGTGGCGGGATCATTATGCACCTAACTACGTTCAGACAGAAGGCCCTGACAGCGGCCTGAGCATTTCTTCTGTTCTTTCAGAAGATGAGCAGACTCTCTATGTGCATATAGTTAATCCGCAGTCTGATGAGGAAAACGCGGAATTTGAGATCGACGGGGCGTTTGTCCCGGAAGAGGCATATCTGGAATACGTGGCTCCGGGCGATTTGTATGCTGCAAACTCTATGGAAAATCCCGATGCTGTTAAAGTTGAAACGAAGGGCGTTGGGCTAAGCGGGCAGACCGTGAGATTCAATATGCCCGCGTATTCTGCGGCAGTTCTCACTGTGCAAACAAGTAAACCACATAAAACCAAATTTCTCTACAGCTACTTCAAAGGAAACGGCGAGAACGGCCTTCACCTTGCCGGCAGCGAAAATGGGAAAAACTTCACAGCCCTGAACAGCGGTCAGCCTCTGCTTTCTCCAAATGTTGGAAGTAATCTAATGCGAGACCCCAGCATTTGCCAAGGACCAGATGGAACGTTTCATATGGTATGGACAACAGGCTGGTGGGATAACGGCATAGGTATTGCCCACTCAGAAGACCTTATAAACTGGTCTGAACAGACTTTTCTGCCTGTTATGGCTGATGAGCCGAATGCTCAAAACTGCTGGGCGCCGGAAATCTTTTACGACGAGCAGTCCGGAGAATATTTTATCTTCTGGGCTACAACCATAGACGGGGCATTCCCCGAAACCTACAATCCCGATGACGACAACAACCACCGCATTTACTGCGTAACAACGAAAGATTTCAGCTCCTATTCCGATACTCAGCTCTTCTATGAGCCCGGGTTCAACGTGATTGATGCTTTCATCGCTAAGACCTCTGATGAGTATGTGATGGTGGTGAAAGATGAAACAAAAGCCCCAACCGTTCAGAAGAATCTGCGTCTTGCATTTAGCAGTTCGGCAGAAGGGCCGTATTCAGAAGCCTCCGAGCCAATATCTCCCGAAGGGCTCTGGGTTGAAGGTCCTTCGATTGTTAAAGCCGGCGGGCAGTGGATAATCTACTACGATGCCTACACCGAAGGGTATATGGGTGCGATTGCATCAGAAGATCTGGGCAGTTGGAGCGATATAACCGATCAGGTCTCTTTCCCCTCCGGCACTCGCCACGGTACGGTATTCAGGGTAACTGAAGAAATCTTCAGCGGCCTTGAAGAGCTTGCTCCCTGA
- a CDS encoding cupin domain-containing protein — translation MADIKDVKVVKNPSEELKAECRNWPVWESPAREFDWFYTETEMALIIEGEVEIFSQDGKESVKLEAGDYAEFPEGLECRWNITKELKKHYEFK, via the coding sequence ATGGCAGATATAAAAGATGTGAAAGTGGTCAAGAACCCATCAGAAGAGTTGAAGGCTGAATGCAGAAACTGGCCTGTATGGGAGTCTCCTGCGAGGGAGTTCGACTGGTTCTACACTGAAACCGAAATGGCTCTGATAATAGAGGGCGAGGTGGAGATATTCAGCCAGGACGGCAAAGAGAGCGTAAAGCTTGAGGCCGGAGATTATGCAGAATTTCCTGAGGGTCTGGAATGCAGATGGAACATTACCAAAGAGCTGAAGAAGCACTATGAATTCAAATAA
- a CDS encoding SagB/ThcOx family dehydrogenase → MQGSIGDRFQQQTKYDRNKPLGKRLDWAAKPETYKNYPDCKTAALPAAEGISEMSLHEALKTRRSARSYPPRPLKIKELSYLLWASTGISSRAEGFEFRTAPSAGALYPIETYIVINNAERLSPGVYHYNIQKHCLEVLREEDLSIETARAALGQRMCAEAPAVFIWTAVFQRMKWKYGQRAYRYIYLDAGHIAENLALAAASLKLESCQIAAIFDDQVNNIIGVDGTDESAIYMSVAG, encoded by the coding sequence ATGCAAGGCTCAATTGGAGACAGATTTCAGCAGCAGACCAAGTATGACAGGAACAAACCTTTAGGAAAAAGGCTGGACTGGGCAGCAAAGCCTGAGACATACAAAAATTATCCAGACTGCAAAACAGCTGCTCTGCCTGCCGCCGAAGGAATTTCTGAAATGAGCCTTCACGAGGCTCTGAAAACAAGACGCAGCGCTCGCAGCTACCCTCCAAGACCTCTTAAGATTAAAGAGCTCTCTTATCTGCTCTGGGCTTCAACCGGCATATCCAGCAGAGCCGAAGGGTTCGAATTCCGCACAGCTCCATCTGCGGGAGCTCTCTACCCAATCGAAACTTACATCGTGATCAACAATGCTGAAAGGCTTAGTCCGGGCGTATATCACTACAACATACAGAAACACTGCCTGGAAGTGCTCAGGGAAGAAGACCTGTCAATTGAAACAGCAAGAGCCGCTCTCGGCCAGAGGATGTGCGCAGAGGCGCCTGCGGTATTTATCTGGACTGCTGTTTTTCAGCGAATGAAATGGAAATACGGTCAGAGGGCTTACAGGTATATATACCTTGATGCAGGGCATATAGCTGAGAATCTTGCCCTTGCTGCTGCAAGCCTCAAGCTTGAGAGCTGCCAGATAGCGGCTATCTTCGATGATCAGGTTAATAATATAATCGGCGTTGACGGCACTGATGAAAGCGCAATATATATGAGCGTTGCTGGATAA
- the nusB gene encoding transcription antitermination factor NusB: MRWSTFSGKYKAMTERKKLHRKTEAREIAMQLLFQLEQQSLLIQSETPGKTVPSSGWNRNELIRDFAAQNARDNFTAETAKKWVYGVIENLKTCDEMVGTVLKKWSVERVMPLERAVIRLCVYQIIFCDEIPPKVAINEGVEMAKKFGTSHSSKFVNGVLDAVYKRYGQTEENEAAYENNINT; this comes from the coding sequence TTGAGATGGTCAACGTTCTCAGGCAAATATAAAGCAATGACAGAGCGTAAGAAATTGCACAGAAAAACAGAGGCCAGAGAGATTGCAATGCAGCTTCTGTTTCAACTTGAACAGCAGAGCCTGCTTATTCAATCCGAAACACCCGGCAAGACTGTGCCTAGCTCGGGCTGGAACAGGAATGAGCTGATTCGGGATTTTGCGGCGCAAAACGCCAGAGATAACTTCACAGCTGAAACAGCGAAAAAATGGGTTTACGGAGTGATTGAAAACCTAAAAACTTGCGATGAAATGGTTGGGACAGTTTTGAAGAAATGGTCTGTTGAGAGGGTTATGCCTTTGGAGAGGGCTGTGATAAGGCTCTGCGTTTATCAGATAATCTTCTGCGATGAAATACCGCCAAAAGTTGCGATAAATGAAGGTGTGGAGATGGCAAAAAAATTCGGCACCTCACACTCCTCAAAATTCGTAAACGGGGTTCTTGATGCAGTTTATAAACGCTACGGTCAAACCGAAGAAAACGAGGCAGCTTATGAGAACAATATCAATACTTAA